ACGATTTCACGGCCAGGGTCATTGTGGTGCATCGCCTCACGCCTGAGAAAAGCCCCGACCCGGGCACACAATTCATCGAGGTCAAACGGTTTGGTGATGTAATCATCGCCTCCGGCTCTAAGGCCGGCCAGTCTCTGATCCTTCGTGCCCAAAGCCGTGACCAGTAAGACCGGTGCCGTGCTGGCGGCCCGGATCTCTTCGATGAAGTCAAGGCCGTTGCCGTCCGGTAACAGAATGTCGAGCACAATGGCGTTAGGGGGCGTTCTGCGAACTTGGGAGCGGGCGGTGGCAAGGTCTGGCGCGGGCAAAACTGAGTAGCCAGATTCGACCAGCGTCCGGCCGATGGCGCGAAGCAGGCGCTGGTTGTCTTCGACCACCAGGACAGTTGCTTTCGAACTAGGCATTGGCGCTCTGCTCCGCCACCGGCAGGTCAAACCTTGCGGTAGTTCCCCCGGTGGGCCTGTTTTCGATACTGATGTTCCCGCCGTGGGAGACAATCACTTTCTGACAGATGTCAAGACCAATCCCGGCGCCACCGCCATCGGTCACACCACGTTCAAAAACGCGCGGCAACAACTCCGGCTCAATCCCCTGGCCTGTGTCGTCAATAGTCACCGTGATGCTGCCTTGTTCCAGGCGGGCCGTCAGCGCCACCTCGCCACCGTGAGTGTGAGCGTTGGCATTAGACAACAGATTGAGAACAACCTGGGTGATTTCGTCGGCACTGGCGTGCACTGGCGGCAGATCTGCCGCCACGTCCAGCCGTAGCTCGTTGTTGTTCCGCTTCATCATTGGGGCAAATAACCGCCCAGCCTGATTCAGCAGCCCGCCAAGCTCAAGGCTGGCTCTGCGACTGGCATCTCCGTGGCCCCGGTACAGCTCGAGCAACCCCGAAGTCAGGCTGGCTAGCCGCTCGGCTTCGTCTTGCAGAATGCTCAGATCATCGGTGGTTTGCGGGTCTGCCTCCAGCCGGCGCAGATCCTTAGCTGCCAGTTGAGCGTAGGAGGACATGACGGCCAACGGTGTCCTGATCTCATGGGCCAGGTCCGTCATCAAATCCCGCTCGAAACGCCTCATCCGGTCTAACTCGGCGTTCTCAGTGGCCAACCGGCGCTCAGCCTCTTTGGCCACGGCGACCTCCCGCTGGGTGCCCAAGAACAGCGCTGTCATCTGGAACAAGGTGAACGCCACGAACGTGTAATCGGCCACCGGTCCGGGCAACAAACGGAACGACACGGAGACCAAGTTGTAGAAAAGAGTGTCAGTGATGAGGCCAACCAGCACAATACCCAGCCCAAAGACAATCACCCGCTGTTCGGTGTTGGGTTTCCGCAGTTTCATTGCCAGCCTGGTAATGATATAGACCGCCGCCAATAGCGCAATGGCTTCCAAATAAAGGATTGTCTGCGACATGAGAATAGTGCTGGCAACCAAATAGAACGTTCCAGACACCGCCGCAACTGCATAGACCGAAACCCTGTACGCCTTCTGCAGTACACCAGGGAACAGCTGGTGATATGTCAACGTCACCAGCAG
This genomic stretch from Micrococcales bacterium harbors:
- a CDS encoding response regulator transcription factor is translated as MPSSKATVLVVEDNQRLLRAIGRTLVESGYSVLPAPDLATARSQVRRTPPNAIVLDILLPDGNGLDFIEEIRAASTAPVLLVTALGTKDQRLAGLRAGGDDYITKPFDLDELCARVGAFLRREAMHHNDPGREIVTGPLRLDPVADRAYLYGKDINLAPKEFSVLFMLVVNEGTPLTAQQLYEAVWKLPMAGDDHSIKNVVYRLRQKLGLANSGLSIETSRGEGYCFRQPVGPI
- a CDS encoding sensor histidine kinase, which translates into the protein MRVPDLKSDKLVLAVILPLILLTCFSLWHLKSLLVLEDIESSDGVWDVRSIDFEANGAVLLGDVEYVPNELLTPEQFAASKNVVVGAIPAGTDYLTSRVRILAHPGNYAINRVSPDYGARVYVNGQFLGSAGEPSVSKDTAQLGERLFYFTAQPIDGVIEIVVQTSNYAHQDSSSHVGWQIDVDDRTNRQMETFVASSAIVMGFLILLFIVHVLMFLTLPTYRANLWIALLCLIWALRVGCTGTKILLTAVPWLSWTLAFRIEYLTIPATLLLVTLTYHQLFPGVLQKAYRVSVYAVAAVSGTFYLVASTILMSQTILYLEAIALLAAVYIITRLAMKLRKPNTEQRVIVFGLGIVLVGLITDTLFYNLVSVSFRLLPGPVADYTFVAFTLFQMTALFLGTQREVAVAKEAERRLATENAELDRMRRFERDLMTDLAHEIRTPLAVMSSYAQLAAKDLRRLEADPQTTDDLSILQDEAERLASLTSGLLELYRGHGDASRRASLELGGLLNQAGRLFAPMMKRNNNELRLDVAADLPPVHASADEITQVVLNLLSNANAHTHGGEVALTARLEQGSITVTIDDTGQGIEPELLPRVFERGVTDGGGAGIGLDICQKVIVSHGGNISIENRPTGGTTARFDLPVAEQSANA